The genome window NNNGCCTAAGCTTATACACTAGGGACTGCTTGGGAATGGCTAGGGCTTGTACCACCTCTTCCTTAGCAACCACAACTTCCTTTTCCAGCACCTTGGTCGTGGGCTTCATTCCTCGACTGATCATCTGTTCGCTGAAGCTGATTAGGCGGGTTAGATTATGCTCAACCCGGGGCTTAGCTACAAATGTGCCCTTTCCTTGGACCCGGTAGACTAGGCCCTCTTTGGCCAGGTCTTCCACTGCCTGCTTAGCAGTGATTCGGCTCACGCCATAGCGAACCGACAGTTCATGCTCCGAGGGAATACGGTCACCCGGTCTGTAATTGCCCCCAAGAATCTCCTCCCTCAGTATTTCGCGAATTTGATGATAAAGGGGTATGGAAGCTAATCGTCGGATGGCCATCTCCGATCCCCCTTTTTGGTTTTTGGGCCAGTTTTTCTGCCAGCAGCGCACTAGGATATATTGATATATCAACCTATCAACATATGCTTTCGACGTTGAGATTAAGAATCCTTCCGCAAAGATAAAAAATTTTTGGCGTCAATAAAATAGGCCCCTAGGAAAGCATCCAAGAGGCCCAAATAATTAATTATAAGGCTAAAGATGCAAGGCTCTCTTTCTAACGCAGCAGATGAGAGGCAATCACTACCTTTTGGATTTCACTGGTGTCCCGGACCATTTGTCTTAGCATCTGGTGCTCTTCAGTTAGTTTAATGTCCATACTTTCACTCCTTTGCCCGCGCTTAAGCGGTGGAAGATGGGTGATGGCTTATTGTTTCCGGGCCATGTTTTCCCCGAAGGGCTGCGCATAACCTTCCTTCTTTCCCTGCAAGATGTACTCCATGGCCATGCCCGCCGCCTCGATGGTGATCTTCATGCACCTTTTTAGCCTATCCTTGGCAAACCAGTCTTCATATCCCTGGTTGATTTCTCGACAATTGAGGTAACCAAACCGCTCTCGGAAACGGCGAGGTATCTGGTTAAAGAAGCGATACAGACCGGGATTGCCGTAGAGCTGGTCTTGCCTTTTTTGAGGATCTGGTTCGGCCATGGGATAGCGGCGCCCGTGGGCTGCTCCCACCGCCATCAGCATCCCGGCCAGGGCCCCACAGGTATGGCCGCTGAGGCCCATCCCCCCGCCAAAAGGGGTGGCCAGGGCCACCACCTCTGGCGGCAATCCGTCAATGGTACCAGTAT of Clostridia bacterium contains these proteins:
- a CDS encoding C_GCAxxG_C_C family protein — translated: MADEKELIQAAKDNAAQNFRAGLNCAESVVQAILDTGTIDGLPPEVVALATPFGGGMGLSGHTCGALAGMLMAVGAAHGRRYPMAEPDPQKRQDQLYGNPGLYRFFNQIPRRFRERFGYLNCREINQGYEDWFAKDRLKRCMKITIEAAGMAMEYILQGKKEGYAQPFGENMARKQ